From Methanobacteriaceae archaeon, the proteins below share one genomic window:
- a CDS encoding SulP family inorganic anion transporter, with the protein MYFISKIKNKIKNLNTKTEVLSGTTVALALIPEAIAFSIIANVNPLVGLYSAIIIGIITAMIGGRPGMISGATGAVAVVIVALVIQHGPEYLFAAVVLMGIIQIAIGLLKLGKFIRLVPQAVMFGFLNGLAIIIFTSQFTQFQTPDGSWLTGSLLWIMLAFVGLSMAIIHFLPKISKAIPSSLAAILAVSAITIGLQIPTKTVGDLASIAGGFPAFHIPMVPLNLETIIIILPYAIIMAMVGLIESLLTLNVIDEMTETRGRGNKESVAQGVANTVCGFFGGMGGCAMIGQSIININSGARNRISGITAAVALMVIVMAGASLVEQIPMAALVGVMFMVAIGTFEWASFRIIKKVPRTDVIVMIIVAGVTVLFHNLAAAVIVGVIISALAFAWESARRIHAHTTIDPENIKHYEIEGPLFFGSITAFKDLFDYKNDPEEVIIDFNKSSVRDHSAIEALNSMTEKYAKCGKKVHLRHLSEDCRMLLDNASEIIEVNHWEDPHYKIADDILE; encoded by the coding sequence ATGTATTTCATAAGTAAAATAAAAAATAAAATAAAAAATTTAAATACAAAAACTGAAGTCTTATCTGGAACAACCGTGGCCCTGGCACTTATACCAGAAGCCATTGCTTTCTCTATTATTGCCAATGTGAACCCTCTGGTGGGCCTTTATTCTGCAATCATTATTGGAATAATAACCGCCATGATTGGTGGCCGACCTGGAATGATTTCTGGTGCTACTGGAGCGGTGGCTGTGGTAATAGTGGCCCTGGTGATACAGCACGGTCCCGAATATTTATTTGCCGCTGTAGTGTTAATGGGAATTATACAGATAGCCATTGGATTGTTAAAGTTGGGAAAATTCATTCGCCTGGTGCCTCAAGCCGTGATGTTCGGTTTCTTAAATGGGTTAGCCATAATCATCTTTACTTCCCAGTTTACCCAGTTCCAAACTCCAGATGGTAGCTGGCTCACTGGATCCTTACTGTGGATTATGTTAGCCTTTGTTGGATTATCCATGGCCATTATCCATTTTCTACCCAAGATTAGTAAGGCCATTCCTTCATCATTGGCCGCTATTTTGGCAGTTTCAGCCATTACCATCGGTCTGCAAATTCCGACCAAAACCGTAGGAGACCTTGCTTCCATTGCCGGAGGATTTCCAGCATTCCACATCCCCATGGTTCCCTTAAATTTAGAAACTATTATTATAATTTTACCTTATGCCATTATAATGGCCATGGTAGGATTAATTGAAAGTTTACTGACCCTGAATGTTATTGATGAAATGACTGAAACCCGGGGAAGAGGAAATAAAGAAAGTGTGGCCCAGGGAGTGGCCAATACCGTGTGTGGTTTCTTTGGAGGAATGGGTGGATGTGCCATGATTGGACAGAGTATCATTAATATTAATTCTGGTGCTAGAAACCGTATTTCAGGAATTACAGCTGCAGTGGCATTAATGGTAATTGTAATGGCCGGTGCGTCACTGGTAGAACAAATACCCATGGCCGCTTTAGTGGGAGTGATGTTCATGGTGGCCATTGGAACCTTTGAATGGGCCTCCTTTAGAATAATAAAAAAGGTGCCCAGAACCGACGTAATTGTAATGATAATTGTAGCAGGTGTCACGGTTTTATTCCACAATCTGGCCGCAGCAGTTATTGTAGGTGTTATTATCTCAGCTCTGGCCTTTGCCTGGGAAAGTGCCCGCCGTATCCATGCCCACACTACCATTGACCCGGAAAATATTAAACACTACGAAATAGAAGGGCCCCTATTTTTCGGTTCAATAACTGCATTTAAAGACCTATTTGATTATAAAAACGACCCTGAAGAAGTTATTATTGACTTTAACAAGTCCAGTGTCCGGGATCATTCTGCCATTGAGGCCTTAAATTCAATGACTGAAAAGTACGCTAAATGCGGGAAAAAGGTTCATTTGAGACATTTAAGTGAAGACTGTCGAATGTTGCTGGACAATGCCTCTGAAATAATTGAGGTCAATCACTGGGAAGATCCCCATTATAAGATTGCTGATGATATATTAGAATAA
- a CDS encoding calcium/sodium antiporter, which yields MIEIIALIAVLIISLLLVIKSADIFVDNLVEIGLALGISEIILGVTASAVGTSLPEFGSAMIAILTGNPEMGISVAIGASIWNIAGILGISTIVTGLIVAKKDDIKRDGVMALLTALVLTIFMFLFGELTFTLGIILTIMYLAYFWILIRAQKKDRAVNGISVPQEHKKPITKKKIFYVIIGLAGLAVGCRIIVYSTVELAEILNIPAALAGILLAFGTTAPEFFTVLTSARKGLSRLAVGTVLGSNIFNILIGLGIPALFITIPVESITRNLDGPALVLISILLLLLLKKDMKLTRISGIILLASYIVYIGVRIVYMG from the coding sequence TTGATAGAAATCATAGCACTTATAGCAGTCTTAATAATTTCATTGCTTCTAGTTATAAAATCAGCAGACATATTCGTGGACAATTTAGTAGAAATCGGCCTGGCACTAGGAATATCCGAAATAATACTGGGAGTTACCGCATCAGCTGTGGGAACATCACTTCCCGAGTTCGGTTCGGCCATGATAGCCATTTTAACAGGAAATCCCGAGATGGGGATAAGTGTGGCCATAGGTGCTAGTATATGGAATATAGCTGGAATTTTAGGAATATCCACCATAGTTACCGGTTTAATTGTGGCTAAAAAAGATGATATTAAAAGGGACGGAGTAATGGCCCTTTTAACAGCATTAGTATTGACCATATTCATGTTCTTATTTGGAGAACTTACCTTTACCCTGGGAATTATCCTGACCATTATGTATCTGGCTTATTTTTGGATATTGATCCGGGCCCAGAAAAAAGATCGCGCCGTAAATGGTATATCTGTACCCCAGGAACATAAAAAACCTATAACTAAAAAGAAGATTTTTTACGTCATAATTGGTCTTGCTGGTCTGGCCGTGGGCTGCAGGATAATTGTATATTCCACTGTGGAGTTAGCAGAAATTCTAAATATTCCTGCAGCTTTAGCCGGTATATTACTGGCTTTTGGTACCACTGCCCCTGAGTTCTTCACAGTTTTAACTTCGGCACGTAAAGGATTAAGTCGATTAGCAGTGGGAACTGTCCTGGGCAGTAATATATTTAACATACTCATAGGTTTAGGAATACCCGCCCTGTTTATTACCATACCTGTGGAATCCATTACCCGTAATTTAGATGGTCCAGCACTGGTTTTAATAAGCATATTGTTATTATTACTGCTAAAAAAAGACATGAAACTAACTAGAATAAGTGGAATAATTCTTTTAGCTTCTTATATAGTATATATTGGTGTAAGAATAGTTTATATGGGCTAA
- the cdhB gene encoding CO dehydrogenase/acetyl-CoA synthase complex subunit epsilon: MSAWNSALVCANPASVWPSEMAALTIKQSKNPLFVMGSLLNNIPEEIAEKSLEIAKKRNITVVATGGSSLTLSKMNYKTRVMGLVELINNLKNPEWKGFEGKGNYDLVCFIGVPYYIGSQGLSTLKNFAPHIKTLTLCRFMHPNADMSYPNMSYEEWLVWLTKLIDNLE, translated from the coding sequence ATGTCCGCATGGAATTCAGCATTGGTATGTGCAAATCCGGCAAGTGTTTGGCCGTCAGAAATGGCAGCTTTAACAATTAAACAATCTAAAAATCCCCTTTTTGTCATGGGATCGTTATTGAATAATATTCCGGAAGAAATAGCTGAAAAAAGTTTAGAAATTGCTAAAAAAAGAAACATTACTGTGGTGGCTACTGGAGGTTCTAGTTTAACCTTATCCAAAATGAATTACAAGACCAGAGTCATGGGACTAGTAGAATTAATAAATAATCTAAAAAATCCTGAATGGAAAGGATTTGAGGGTAAGGGAAACTATGATCTGGTTTGTTTCATAGGGGTCCCCTATTATATAGGTTCACAAGGTTTATCTACTCTAAAAAACTTTGCACCGCATATTAAAACCTTAACTTTGTGTCGGTTTATGCATCCCAATGCTGATATGTCGTATCCCAACATGTCCTATGAAGAATGGTTGGTCTGGCTAACAAAATTAATTGACAATTTAGAATAA
- a CDS encoding acetyl-CoA decarbonylase/synthase complex subunit alpha — protein sequence MIIYKGDDMVQSQQHEANGLSIKNFNMDFNEIDSYLDQKANYNHLDKKISLNYPLLREWDFKLLSIFKPFYAPLCDMCCLCTYGKCDLSGNKKGACGINLEKQQSRMVLMASTIGASTHSAHARHLVDYLLEKNPELELKYDNSIEVITPIITTLTGITPKNAMDLDRIMACVEKELTNLMASTHTGQEGDYLEFESKALHAGMIDTLSLEVAELAQINQYDLNKGEADVSMIEIGMGVADRDKPVILCIGHNIAPSSEIIDYAEEMDLIDDLEICGLCCSALEMGRKSAKSKIIGPISRQLMYIKSGIPDLVVLDEQCIRADIFELCAENNIPIITTSDKCSLGLPDKTKETHYKIVNEILDGKIPGALIRDSKKVGKTAVALATKIKEKNFLQIRLNNLTPDELAINKAGNECNSCKTCDTSCLEVKENSSSKSFISNAENDMLPYIEICNLCGQCNRSCSAMLPIKEAFEEAKDGDISLMSSFYGKCVGCGKCMEACDKNIPLIDIIRIASQEKIDAEKFSMRTGRGPIQDVEIRKVGAPIVFGDIPGVIALAGCSNYANGEIEVYKIAEEFLKRGYIVLAAGCAAMDISLQKDEDGKTLYEKYSGNFDRGGLVNLGPCVANAHAIGSAIKIANIFAKVPLENNFTEIADYIMNRIGVCVIAWGAMSQKAFAIATGANRWGIPAVLGPHASKYKRLYLGNDQELRKIKDKRNGTEVMCEPAPLHLAYSAESLNESMVMAAKLCIRPNDPPRGRMIKLNNYVDIYKKFYGCLPPDIHHYVRNEKEIPYQEKEEIMEILSENNWEPRKPPKEPSIL from the coding sequence ATGATAATATATAAAGGTGATGATATGGTTCAAAGCCAACAACATGAAGCCAATGGACTATCAATTAAAAATTTTAATATGGATTTTAATGAAATAGATTCATATTTAGATCAAAAGGCTAATTATAATCATTTAGATAAAAAAATTAGCTTAAACTATCCATTACTTAGAGAATGGGATTTTAAATTACTTTCTATTTTTAAGCCATTTTATGCGCCCCTTTGTGATATGTGCTGTCTGTGTACTTATGGAAAGTGTGATCTATCAGGTAATAAGAAAGGAGCTTGTGGAATAAACTTGGAAAAACAGCAGTCTAGAATGGTACTAATGGCCAGTACCATTGGTGCTTCAACCCATTCAGCTCATGCTAGACATTTAGTGGATTACTTGCTGGAAAAAAATCCAGAATTAGAATTAAAATATGATAATTCTATTGAGGTAATAACACCCATTATAACCACATTAACCGGAATAACCCCTAAAAATGCCATGGACTTAGATAGAATCATGGCCTGTGTGGAAAAAGAACTCACCAATCTAATGGCATCCACCCATACTGGCCAGGAAGGAGACTATTTAGAATTTGAATCAAAAGCACTTCATGCCGGAATGATTGATACACTATCCTTAGAAGTAGCAGAGTTAGCACAAATAAATCAATATGACTTAAATAAAGGTGAAGCGGACGTTTCCATGATAGAAATTGGAATGGGGGTAGCTGACCGTGATAAACCAGTTATTTTATGTATAGGGCATAATATAGCTCCCAGTAGCGAAATTATTGACTATGCCGAAGAAATGGACCTAATTGATGACCTGGAAATTTGTGGACTTTGTTGTAGTGCCCTGGAAATGGGAAGGAAATCCGCAAAATCAAAAATCATCGGCCCCATATCCCGGCAACTTATGTATATAAAATCAGGAATTCCTGATTTGGTGGTCCTGGACGAGCAATGTATCCGGGCAGATATTTTTGAACTCTGTGCTGAAAATAACATCCCAATAATCACCACCAGCGACAAATGTTCATTAGGACTTCCAGATAAAACCAAAGAAACCCATTACAAAATTGTTAATGAAATACTGGATGGAAAAATACCTGGTGCTCTAATAAGAGATAGTAAAAAAGTCGGAAAGACTGCTGTTGCACTGGCAACGAAGATCAAAGAAAAAAATTTTCTCCAAATTCGATTAAATAATTTAACCCCAGATGAACTGGCTATCAATAAAGCTGGAAATGAATGTAATAGTTGTAAAACTTGTGATACATCATGTCTTGAAGTTAAAGAAAATAGTAGTTCCAAAAGTTTCATCTCCAACGCTGAAAACGATATGCTACCCTACATTGAAATTTGTAACCTTTGTGGACAATGTAACCGGTCATGTTCTGCCATGTTACCTATCAAAGAAGCATTTGAAGAAGCTAAAGATGGGGATATTTCTCTCATGTCTAGTTTCTATGGTAAATGTGTGGGATGTGGTAAATGCATGGAGGCTTGTGATAAGAACATACCTCTGATTGATATTATAAGAATAGCTTCCCAGGAAAAAATAGATGCCGAGAAGTTTTCCATGCGGACTGGAAGGGGCCCAATCCAGGATGTTGAAATACGAAAAGTAGGAGCACCTATAGTATTTGGTGATATACCTGGAGTTATAGCACTTGCTGGATGCTCTAACTATGCTAATGGTGAAATAGAAGTCTATAAAATAGCAGAAGAATTTTTGAAAAGAGGTTACATAGTTTTAGCAGCAGGATGTGCCGCTATGGATATTTCACTTCAAAAAGACGAAGATGGTAAAACATTATATGAAAAATACAGTGGTAATTTTGATAGAGGAGGACTAGTTAATTTAGGGCCATGTGTGGCAAATGCCCATGCCATTGGTAGTGCCATAAAAATTGCTAACATTTTCGCAAAAGTACCCCTGGAAAACAATTTTACAGAAATAGCAGATTACATAATGAACAGAATAGGTGTTTGTGTAATTGCCTGGGGTGCCATGTCTCAAAAAGCTTTTGCCATAGCAACAGGTGCCAACCGCTGGGGAATACCCGCAGTTCTCGGCCCCCATGCATCAAAATATAAGAGATTATATTTAGGAAATGACCAGGAATTAAGAAAAATTAAAGATAAAAGAAACGGGACAGAAGTAATGTGTGAACCGGCCCCCTTGCATCTAGCATATTCAGCTGAAAGTCTCAATGAATCTATGGTTATGGCAGCAAAATTGTGTATTAGACCTAATGACCCCCCCAGGGGAAGAATGATTAAATTGAACAATTACGTAGATATCTACAAAAAATTCTATGGTTGCCTGCCTCCAGACATTCATCATTATGTTAGAAATGAGAAAGAAATTCCATATCAAGAAAAAGAAGAGATTATGGAAATACTTTCAGAAAATAACTGGGAGCCCAGAAAACCCCCAAAAGAACCTTCAATTTTATGA
- a CDS encoding 4Fe-4S binding protein yields the protein MSPFITIKNPLKCYKCNLCLKKCKEIHGSSRIKKIDGIPVFCKQCKDAPCEKACKVNAITLKNNVPVIDEELCVGCNMCVEVCPDKLIFLKDITAHKCTLCMDSQKITPACIEACPDNILVVKCGEDNK from the coding sequence ATGAGCCCATTTATAACAATAAAAAATCCATTAAAATGTTATAAATGTAATTTATGCCTGAAAAAATGTAAAGAAATACATGGAAGCAGCAGAATCAAAAAAATTGATGGAATACCCGTCTTTTGTAAGCAATGCAAGGATGCACCCTGTGAAAAAGCATGCAAAGTAAATGCCATCACTCTTAAAAATAACGTACCGGTGATTGATGAAGAACTCTGTGTTGGATGTAATATGTGTGTAGAAGTTTGTCCAGATAAATTGATTTTTCTCAAGGATATTACTGCTCATAAATGCACACTTTGTATGGATTCCCAAAAAATTACGCCAGCCTGCATAGAGGCGTGTCCCGATAATATACTGGTGGTTAAATGTGGAGAAGACAACAAGTAG
- a CDS encoding phosphoribosylaminoimidazolesuccinocarboxamide synthase, whose product MGSVKDLKIIKNPTFETPGEGLFTFSDRYSIFDWGGMPDHIDNKGESIALLGAYFFEKLDELGVPNHYMGLMEDGNAKNLSELKNPSKVMKVQLLRVINPKIEDGEYDYSIYSHNIKGNFLIPLEIIYRNTLPKGSSVFKRLNDCEIIPEDLGLKSPPVPNQKLKKPIIDFSTKLEVTDRYLRPLEAQEIACVNDEELDELKESTIMINKMISREFSKIGLKNEDGKIEFGYGPKRQLMVVDVLGTLDECRFTFNDLPVSKEITRIYYRDTAWQCATEEAKKKDRVNWKDNCSLKPENLPPKLKYLISQVYCSCTNEITGNEWFKDVMSLKEILKDIKGELPFDK is encoded by the coding sequence ATGGGTAGCGTTAAAGATTTAAAAATTATAAAGAATCCAACTTTTGAAACCCCCGGTGAGGGTTTATTCACTTTCTCGGATAGATACTCAATTTTTGATTGGGGAGGAATGCCAGATCATATAGATAACAAAGGTGAATCCATTGCACTTTTAGGTGCATATTTCTTTGAAAAATTGGACGAATTAGGAGTTCCAAATCATTATATGGGTCTAATGGAAGATGGAAATGCAAAAAATCTTTCAGAATTAAAAAATCCGTCAAAAGTAATGAAAGTCCAGCTTTTACGGGTAATCAATCCAAAAATTGAGGATGGCGAATATGATTACTCCATATATTCCCATAATATAAAAGGAAATTTTTTAATACCCCTGGAAATCATTTATAGAAACACTTTACCGAAAGGCAGCAGTGTTTTCAAACGTTTGAATGATTGTGAAATAATTCCAGAAGATTTAGGATTAAAAAGTCCCCCAGTTCCCAATCAGAAGTTAAAAAAACCAATTATAGATTTTTCAACTAAATTAGAAGTCACTGACCGATATTTAAGGCCTCTTGAAGCTCAAGAAATAGCATGTGTGAATGATGAGGAGCTTGATGAATTAAAAGAAAGTACGATTATGATTAATAAGATGATATCTCGTGAATTTTCAAAAATCGGCCTGAAAAATGAAGATGGGAAAATAGAATTTGGTTATGGTCCAAAACGTCAATTAATGGTAGTTGATGTGTTGGGAACTTTAGATGAATGCCGTTTTACATTTAATGACCTACCAGTTAGTAAAGAAATCACAAGGATTTACTATCGGGATACCGCCTGGCAGTGTGCTACTGAAGAAGCGAAAAAAAAAGATAGAGTAAATTGGAAGGATAATTGCAGCCTAAAGCCGGAAAATCTCCCTCCAAAATTGAAATATTTAATTTCACAGGTTTATTGTTCCTGTACCAATGAAATAACTGGGAATGAATGGTTCAAAGATGTAATGTCCTTGAAGGAGATTTTAAAAGATATTAAAGGAGAACTACCTTTTGACAAATAG